From one Tsukamurella tyrosinosolvens genomic stretch:
- a CDS encoding M61 family metallopeptidase, with protein MSAVSIVIVLLAGLLACGSPDRAGEGAGEQKPIAVSVDVTNLPQRIIGVKQSIPVSAGEVTLLYPQWLPGNHSPSGPIDKIAGITFSGGGKKLEWKRDPLNVYALKVTVPDGVDTLDAAFSYLTPTDSAQGRVVMTPNMLNLQWNAVLLYPKGKPASEIPFTASVTYPPGFQAGTALDVSGRRGDTVDYRTVPLDVLADSPVYAGRFHKEIDLAPGAEVPVRLQVFADAPEQLEAKPEHIEQHRALVAQAIKLYGSQHYDHYDFLLSLSDQLSSNGLEHQRSSENGQPTDYFTAWNPEVGSDDLLGHEYTHSWNGKFRRPADLWTPDFNTPMQDSLMWVYEGQTQYWGNVLTGRAGLRPAEVSRDALASAVATYTDGRPGLSWRSLQDTTNDPIIAQRRTKPYRSWQLSEDYYQGGQLVWLGVDARIRELTGNTKSLDDFARAFFGVDGGTWKTQNTYDFDKVVATLNGVAADDWAKYLRDRLDGREPFASSVEKTGWKLVYDNNPGAFLTEQMKAAEGAANYTYSIGLNVSATGKVTDVRWDGPAFKAKVGTGMTVLSVNDAAYSQATMQTAIEAARTNPAPIRLQVKDFDQTRTVEIDYHGGLRYPHLQRIEGTPDYLSQILASRP; from the coding sequence GGGCGAGGTGACCCTGCTCTACCCGCAGTGGCTGCCGGGGAACCATTCCCCGTCCGGCCCGATCGACAAGATCGCCGGCATCACCTTCTCGGGCGGCGGGAAGAAGCTGGAGTGGAAGCGTGATCCGCTCAACGTCTACGCGCTGAAGGTCACGGTGCCCGACGGCGTCGACACCCTGGACGCGGCGTTCTCGTACCTCACGCCGACGGACAGCGCGCAGGGGCGCGTCGTGATGACGCCGAACATGCTCAACCTGCAGTGGAACGCCGTGCTCCTCTACCCGAAGGGGAAGCCCGCGAGCGAGATTCCGTTCACCGCGAGTGTGACCTATCCGCCGGGATTCCAGGCCGGCACCGCGCTGGACGTCTCCGGCCGGCGCGGGGACACCGTCGACTACCGCACCGTTCCGCTCGACGTCCTCGCCGACTCGCCCGTCTACGCGGGACGCTTCCACAAGGAGATCGACCTCGCCCCCGGCGCCGAGGTCCCGGTGCGCCTGCAGGTGTTCGCCGATGCCCCGGAACAGCTCGAGGCCAAGCCCGAGCACATCGAGCAGCACAGGGCCCTCGTTGCGCAGGCGATCAAGCTGTACGGGTCCCAGCACTACGACCACTACGACTTCCTGCTCTCGCTGTCGGATCAGCTGAGCTCGAACGGGCTGGAACACCAGCGATCCAGCGAGAACGGCCAGCCGACCGACTACTTCACCGCGTGGAATCCCGAGGTCGGGAGCGACGACCTGCTCGGCCACGAGTACACGCACTCGTGGAACGGCAAGTTCCGGCGCCCGGCCGATCTGTGGACGCCGGACTTCAACACCCCGATGCAGGACAGCCTGATGTGGGTCTACGAGGGGCAGACCCAGTACTGGGGCAACGTGCTCACCGGTCGCGCGGGCCTGCGGCCGGCGGAGGTCTCCCGCGACGCGCTGGCGTCCGCGGTCGCCACCTACACCGACGGCAGGCCGGGCCTGAGCTGGCGCAGCCTGCAGGACACCACGAACGACCCGATCATCGCGCAGCGCCGCACCAAGCCGTACCGCTCCTGGCAGCTCAGCGAGGACTACTACCAGGGCGGTCAGCTCGTCTGGCTGGGCGTGGATGCGCGCATCCGGGAGCTGACGGGCAACACCAAGTCGCTCGACGACTTCGCCCGCGCCTTCTTCGGTGTCGACGGGGGAACCTGGAAGACGCAGAACACGTACGACTTCGACAAGGTGGTCGCGACCCTGAACGGCGTCGCCGCCGACGACTGGGCGAAGTACCTCCGCGATCGCCTCGACGGCAGGGAGCCGTTCGCCTCGAGCGTCGAGAAGACCGGGTGGAAGCTGGTGTACGACAACAACCCGGGAGCCTTCCTCACGGAGCAGATGAAGGCGGCGGAGGGCGCCGCCAACTACACCTACTCCATCGGCCTCAACGTGTCCGCGACGGGCAAGGTGACCGACGTCCGCTGGGACGGCCCCGCGTTCAAGGCGAAGGTCGGGACCGGCATGACGGTGCTCTCGGTCAACGACGCGGCCTACTCGCAGGCCACGATGCAGACCGCGATCGAAGCCGCCAGGACGAATCCCGCTCCGATCCGCCTGCAGGTGAAGGACTTCGACCAGACGCGGACCGTCGAGATCGACTACCACGGCGGCCTGCGGTACCCGCACCTGCAGCGCATCGAAGGCACCCCGGACTACCTCAGCCAGATCCTGGCGAGCCGCCCGTAG
- the allB gene encoding allantoinase AllB: MSTDTAEYDLVVRGRRIVTTAGTVAREVGIRDGRVVAIEPLGNGLAGREVIELTDDQVLIPGLVDTHVHVNEPGRTEWEGFESATKAAAAGGVTTLVDMPLNSIPPTVDREALRIKREVAGPKAHIDVGFWGGAVPGNKGELRGLHDDGVFGFKCFLLHSGVDEFPHLTADEMEEDMAELATFDSLMIVHAEDSRAIDHAPEPEGDKYAKFLASRPRGAENVAIADVIERARWTGARAHILHLSSSDALPMIATARRDGVKLTVETCPHYLTLLAEEIPNGGTAYKCCPPIREASNRELLWQGLLDGTIDCIVSDHSPSTIDLKDVENGDFGVAWGGVASLQLGLQLIWTEAKKRGISLEQVLEWMSANPAKLAGMTRKGRIALGFDADFAIFEPEAAQVVDVHHLHHKNAISPYDGRALAGVISGTWLRGEKVDFETPHGRLLRRGEA, from the coding sequence ATGAGCACCGACACCGCCGAGTACGACCTGGTGGTCCGCGGCCGCCGCATCGTCACGACCGCCGGGACCGTGGCCCGGGAGGTCGGGATCCGCGACGGCCGGGTGGTCGCCATCGAGCCGCTCGGCAACGGCCTGGCGGGCCGCGAGGTCATCGAGCTGACGGACGACCAGGTGCTGATCCCCGGCCTCGTGGACACCCACGTGCACGTCAACGAGCCCGGGCGCACCGAATGGGAGGGTTTCGAGTCCGCGACCAAGGCCGCCGCCGCCGGCGGCGTCACGACGCTCGTCGACATGCCGCTCAACTCCATCCCGCCCACCGTCGACCGTGAGGCCCTGCGCATCAAGCGCGAGGTGGCGGGCCCCAAGGCCCACATCGACGTGGGCTTCTGGGGCGGCGCCGTCCCCGGCAACAAGGGCGAGCTGCGCGGCCTGCACGACGACGGCGTGTTCGGCTTCAAGTGCTTCCTGCTGCACTCCGGCGTCGACGAGTTCCCGCATCTCACGGCCGACGAGATGGAGGAGGACATGGCCGAGCTGGCCACGTTCGACTCGCTGATGATCGTGCACGCCGAGGACTCGCGCGCGATCGACCACGCCCCGGAGCCCGAGGGCGACAAGTACGCGAAGTTCCTGGCCTCGCGGCCCCGCGGCGCGGAGAACGTCGCCATCGCCGACGTCATCGAGCGCGCGCGCTGGACCGGGGCGCGCGCACACATCCTGCACCTCTCGTCGTCCGACGCGCTGCCGATGATCGCGACGGCCCGCCGCGACGGGGTCAAGCTCACCGTCGAGACCTGCCCGCACTACCTGACTCTGCTCGCCGAGGAGATCCCGAACGGCGGCACCGCCTACAAGTGCTGCCCGCCGATCCGCGAGGCGTCGAACCGCGAGTTGCTGTGGCAAGGGCTGCTGGACGGCACGATCGACTGCATCGTCTCCGACCACTCCCCCTCGACGATCGACCTCAAGGACGTCGAGAACGGCGATTTCGGCGTGGCCTGGGGTGGCGTCGCGTCGCTCCAGCTGGGCCTGCAACTGATCTGGACCGAGGCCAAGAAGCGCGGGATCTCCCTCGAGCAGGTCCTCGAGTGGATGTCGGCGAACCCGGCGAAGCTGGCCGGTATGACCCGCAAGGGCCGGATCGCCCTCGGCTTCGACGCCGACTTCGCCATCTTCGAGCCGGAGGCCGCACAGGTCGTCGACGTGCACCACCTCCACCACAAGAACGCGATCTCGCCGTACGACGGCCGCGCGCTCGCGGGCGTCATCAGCGGCACGTGGCTCCGCGGGGAGAAGGTCGACTTCGAGACCCCGCACGGGCGCCTGCTGCGCCGCGGCGAGGCCTAG
- a CDS encoding NCS1 family nucleobase:cation symporter-1 yields the protein MTEELTPRVAAEANPIRLGDAAVTDVPDVDALNRLSAGLYNQDLAPTKRAGRTWGGYNIFTLWANDVHSLGNYAFAIGLFALGLGGWQILLALGLGGVFLFVLLNFSGFMGEKTGVPFPVMSRISFGIRGAQIPALIRGVVAIAWFGIQTYLASVVLRILIIAVAPGAATLDENRFLGLSTLGWISFLVLWAIQLVIVSYGMEMIRKYEAFAGPVILVTMAALAVWMLSKADWSIAWTTPESKTGLDMWLQIVGGASLWVAIYGTFVLNFCDFTRNATSKKSIVRGNFFGIPLNMLLFGAIVITLAGAQFRINGQVIESPADIVKTVPNTLLLVLACLALLVLTVAVNLMANFVAPIYALNNLFPKHLNFRSAGLISGVIGLVILPWNLYNSPVVITYFLGGLGALLGPLFGIVMADYWLIRKTRVNVPDLYCDLPDAPYFYKSGVNPRAVIALVPTAGAALLMAFVPAFHVVSNYSWFIGAGLGALVYLVVADRKGPFVDVSGEPIAVPSKH from the coding sequence ATGACAGAAGAACTCACCCCCCGCGTCGCGGCGGAGGCGAATCCGATCCGACTCGGCGACGCGGCCGTCACCGACGTCCCCGACGTGGACGCCCTGAACCGGCTCAGCGCCGGCCTCTACAACCAGGACCTCGCGCCCACGAAGCGGGCCGGCCGGACCTGGGGCGGCTACAACATCTTCACCCTGTGGGCCAACGACGTACACAGCCTCGGGAACTACGCGTTCGCGATCGGCCTGTTCGCGCTCGGCCTCGGCGGCTGGCAGATCCTGCTGGCCCTCGGACTCGGCGGCGTGTTCCTCTTCGTCCTGCTCAACTTCTCCGGCTTCATGGGGGAGAAGACGGGCGTTCCGTTCCCCGTGATGAGCCGTATCTCCTTCGGCATCCGCGGGGCGCAGATCCCCGCGCTGATCCGCGGTGTGGTCGCGATCGCCTGGTTCGGCATCCAGACCTACCTGGCCTCGGTGGTGCTGCGCATCCTCATCATCGCGGTGGCGCCCGGCGCGGCGACGCTCGACGAGAACCGCTTCCTCGGGCTCTCCACCCTCGGCTGGATCTCCTTCCTCGTGCTGTGGGCGATCCAGCTCGTCATCGTCAGCTACGGCATGGAGATGATCCGCAAGTACGAGGCCTTCGCGGGCCCGGTCATCCTCGTCACGATGGCGGCCCTGGCGGTCTGGATGCTCAGCAAGGCCGACTGGTCGATCGCCTGGACCACGCCGGAGTCCAAGACGGGGCTCGACATGTGGCTCCAGATCGTCGGCGGTGCCAGCCTGTGGGTGGCCATCTACGGCACCTTCGTCCTCAACTTCTGCGATTTCACCCGCAACGCGACGTCGAAGAAGTCCATCGTGCGTGGCAACTTCTTCGGCATCCCGCTCAACATGCTCCTCTTCGGCGCCATCGTGATCACCCTGGCGGGCGCGCAGTTCCGGATCAACGGCCAGGTCATCGAGTCGCCCGCCGACATCGTCAAGACGGTGCCGAACACGCTTCTGCTCGTGCTCGCCTGCCTCGCGCTGCTGGTCCTCACCGTCGCCGTGAACCTGATGGCGAACTTCGTGGCGCCGATCTACGCGCTCAACAACCTGTTCCCGAAGCACCTGAACTTCCGCAGCGCCGGACTCATCTCCGGTGTCATCGGGCTCGTCATCCTGCCCTGGAACCTCTACAACTCGCCCGTCGTGATCACCTACTTCCTGGGCGGCCTCGGTGCGCTGCTCGGCCCGCTGTTCGGCATCGTCATGGCCGACTACTGGCTGATCCGCAAGACCAGGGTCAACGTGCCCGATCTGTACTGCGATCTGCCCGACGCCCCGTACTTCTACAAGAGCGGTGTGAACCCGCGCGCCGTCATCGCGCTCGTACCCACCGCCGGTGCGGCGCTGCTCATGGCCTTCGTGCCCGCCTTCCACGTCGTGTCGAACTACTCGTGGTTCATCGGCGCCGGTCTCGGTGCTCTGGTGTACCTCGTGGTGGCCGACCGCAAGGGCCCGTTCGTCGACGTCTCCGGCGAGCCGATCGCCGTCCCCAGCAAGCACTAG
- a CDS encoding aspartate/glutamate racemase family protein, whose translation MRILVANVNTTESMTAAIAESARSAASPGTEIVGITPRFGADSCEGNFESYLAAIAVMDAITRYEGPYDAVIQAGYGEHGREGLQELLEVPVVDITEAAASTAMYLGHKYSVVTTLDRTVPLIEDRLKLAGLDARCASVRASGLGVLELESAPERAVEAIVAQARDAVERDHAEVICLGCGGMAELEEKVSAATGVPIVDGVRAAVTIAEGLVRMGLKTSKVRTYAPPRPKVVTGWPFEN comes from the coding sequence ATGCGCATTCTCGTCGCCAACGTCAACACCACCGAGTCCATGACGGCCGCGATCGCCGAATCGGCGCGTTCCGCTGCCTCTCCCGGCACCGAGATCGTCGGAATCACCCCGCGGTTCGGCGCGGACTCGTGCGAGGGCAACTTCGAGTCCTACCTCGCGGCGATCGCCGTCATGGATGCGATCACGCGGTACGAGGGCCCCTACGACGCAGTGATCCAGGCCGGCTACGGCGAGCACGGGCGGGAGGGCCTGCAGGAGCTGCTCGAGGTGCCCGTCGTGGACATCACCGAGGCCGCCGCCTCGACCGCGATGTATCTGGGCCACAAGTACTCCGTGGTCACCACGCTCGACCGGACGGTCCCCCTCATCGAGGATCGGCTCAAGCTGGCCGGACTCGACGCCCGCTGCGCCTCGGTGCGCGCGTCCGGCCTCGGCGTCCTGGAGCTCGAGTCCGCGCCCGAGCGGGCCGTCGAGGCCATCGTCGCCCAGGCGCGCGACGCCGTCGAGCGCGACCACGCCGAGGTGATCTGCCTCGGCTGCGGCGGCATGGCGGAGCTGGAGGAGAAGGTCTCCGCGGCGACGGGCGTCCCCATCGTCGACGGTGTCCGGGCCGCCGTGACGATCGCCGAGGGGCTCGTCCGGATGGGGCTGAAGACCTCCAAGGTGCGTACTTACGCCCCGCCGCGACCCAAGGTCGTGACGGGCTGGCCGTTCGAGAACTGA